The sequence below is a genomic window from Henriciella marina DSM 19595.
CCCGTCAGCGTCTGCGACCCAGGCAAGCCTTGGCATGCGTTCGGCCCGCTGCCTGAAATCGGTTTCGAGGTCAGTCGGGTCATCCCCGAAGTTTTGCATTCTCTGTCCCATGAAAGGCTCCGGTCGCGTCAGGGAGGTGAATGTCTTGGCCCAGCGAAGATCTACACTATCGCACACTTATGACGTGTATTGAAGCCTTCCGCACCAGTCTGAGAAAGGAATTTTCAAATTTTAATTTTTAGCCGGTGGAGCAAGAGTTTGCCGCCTAATGCAGGGCCTCAGCCGACTTCGAGCAATAATTTGCCGATGTGGCCCCCTTTTTCCATTGCCGCCTGCGCGGCTTCAGCTTCGGCGATGGGGTAGACCTTCTCAATGACCGGCTTGATCTCGCCACTGGCGACCTTGGGCCAGAACCGTTCCTCGATGGCGGCGCGGATCTCAGCCTTCTCTTCGGCAGAACGGGCCCGCAACGTCGTGCCCGTCAGGATCAGGCGTTTGACCATGAGATAGATGAGGTCGAGCTCGACCTTTGAGCCATTAAGATAGGCGATGTTGCAGATGCGCCCGTTCACGCGCGCCGCCGAAATGTTTTTCTGGACATACTCGCCGCCAACCATGTCGAGGATGACATCCGCGCCGCCGCCTTCCTTGACGACTGTCTCGAAGTCCTCGGTCTTGTAATTGATCGTGTGTGTTGCGCCGAGCGCCTTTGCGGCGGCGCACTTTTCGTCCGATCCGGCGGTCGTCCAGATCTTGGCGGCGCCAGCTTCCTTCAGCATCTGGATGGCCATCGACCCGATACCGGATGTGCCGCCATGGACAAGGACGCTTTCGCCTTCCTTAAAGGCCGAGCGCATGAAGACGTTGGCGTAGACGGTCATCATCGCTTCGGGCAGGGCGGCTGCCTCTGTCAGGGACAGGTTTTCCGGCACAGGCAGGAGCGAGCCTTCATCGACGGCGCAAAACTCCGCATAGCCGCCGCCTGCGAGCAGGGCGCAGGCCCGGTCGCCTTCTTTCCAGCGGGTGACCTTCTCGCCAACCGCGACGATCGTGCCAGCACATTCAAGGCCCATGATCTGCGACGCGCCGGGCGGCGGGGGATATTTGCCAGCGCGCTGGACAAGGTCTGCGCGGTTAAGCCCGGCCGCGGCAACTTTCACCAGAACGTCATGCGCGCCAATCTCCGGGCGGTCCACATCAGCGAGTTTGAGGGCTTCGCCTTCTTTGGCCACGATGGCCTTCATCTGGTCGGTCATATCATCATCCCGTCTCTGGTGCTTTGCGGTGCGCGGCGGATTTCCGCTTGATTTCAGGACGTGTCTGTCCTTGCCTTGAGGGGGGAAGACGTAAGCGCGCATGGAGGCCCGATCAATGTTTGAAGAAGAACAGGCCAGTAACCCAAAGCTGGACCTTGAAAGATTGTCAGTCGATGAGCTGAAAGAGCGGATCGAGGTGCTGAAGGCCGATATCGCGGCGTGTGAAGCGGAAATCGAGAAGAAGCAGGCGCACAAATCGGCAGCCGATGACATCTTCAAGAGCTGAATGAGAAGCCCGATCTTAAGACCCCTTAAAGGGGTGGAGACCTAGGTTCGAAGAGACGCCGGCCTGCCGGATGATGACGCTGAGGGGTAAGAATGGCTGCCATTTCCAGTCAACAGACCGACATTGATGCGCAACCGGACTTTGCCGGCAGCCGGGTGTTCGACAAGGTGTTTGCCGAAGGCATGGCGCTGGTTGAGCGCACCGCGACCTATCTCGATGGCCCCGGCCGCGACATGTCACGCAGGCTGCCGCGCGAAGCGGGTCTGACCTATGCGGCCTGGAGCATGGAGCTGACCGCGCGCCTGATGCAGGCGGCAAGCTGGCTGGTCATGCAGCGGGCGGTTCGCGATGGCGACATGTCGCGTGATGATGCCCTGTCGCCAAAATACAGGATCAGCCGGGATGGCCCGGCTCTGGAAGCGGCGGCGCAGCGTGGCAGCGGGCTGCCGGACAGTTTCCTCGATCTCGTCGAGAATGCCGAGGCGCTGTACAGCCGGATCTGCCGGCTGGATGAAGCGATCTATCTCGGTGAGGCAGGCCATGTCGAAGGCCCGGTCAACCGGCAGCTGGAAGAACTGGAACATGCTGCCCAGCAAGGCGCTTTTGATCCTCTGCGCGTCTGGGGCCGAGCCCGGTAAAAGCCCGTTTCCGTGCGGTAATTTCCGCATTCAGATGAAATTTTACACATTAGTAGAACGCGATTTTGACCGACCGGGCAGATAAGGACGTCTGGAGGGCGCCTTATGAGCTTCTGGCACGACCAGCGCGGCAATACCGCGATGATATTTGCGATCTGTCTCATCCCGCTTCTGGCGATTGCCGGGGGCGCGATGGATATGACGCGTCACCGGACCGCGTCGGTCGAGACGCAAGCCGCCCTTGATGCGGCCCTTCTTCATGTCGCGCACGGGATGGGGGAACGCAGCATCGAGGAGCTTAAACTCGATGCGCGGCAGATCTTCGATCAGCAGATGGTCGAGCGGGGTTTTACGCTTGAAGATTTCGACATCGTTCAAAACGGCGATGACATCACCGCAACGGTGGATGGCGAGATCCAGACCACGCTGCTGGGCCTGATCGGGATCGGCACGCTCAATGTCTCGCGCATATCGCAGGTTCGCTATAGCGAGCGGCAATTCGAGATCGCTCTGGCGCTCGACACGACCGGCTCGATGGCAGGCGACAAGATCGTTCAGTTGCGCGCGGCGGCCAAGCTGCTGGTCGACAAGATCGACGCCGGCACGAGCAAGACAGCGAACCGGCGCTTTGCGCTGGTGCCGTTCACGACCTGGGTGAATGTCGGGCCGGAGAACTGGAACGAGGACTGGATTGACCAGGATGGCCGCTCCGATGTCAGCGCCACCAATCTTCTGCCGCGCACAAGCCGGACCGCGCTTTACGAAGCGCTGGGCGAGGCCTGGCCGGGCTGTGTCGAGGCGCGCGAATATCCGCTGGATGTGGACGATACGCTGCCCGAGCGGCGCAAGCCTGAAACGCTTTTCGCGCCGAGCTTCTATCCAGATGAGCCCGATGACCGGCGCCGGTATGCCAATGACTATCTCGATGATGGCCTGCTGTCCTGGAACGCGATGAACGTCATCTCTGACGTCACGAAATATGGCGTGGCGATCATCAAGGCGTCTACCGGGCGCGGCAGGGCCTGGGGCGACGATGATGATGACGACGATGATCGCGGCTACGGCAATGACGACGATGATGACGATGATGAAAGGCGCGGCCGCCGCGGAGGCCGGGGCAATGTCGACCTGAAGCGGACCTACCGGTTCTATTCGGACGTAACCACACCCATCGGCCCGGGTTTCAACTGCTCGACCCGCCCGATCGTCCCGCTGACGCGCAATGCGTCGCTGATCAAGAGCGAGATCGACCAGCTCCACGCAGAAGGCAGCACGAATTTGACCGAGGGTGTTGCCTGGGGCTGGCGCACGCTGTCACCCGAGCGCCCGTTTACCGGCGGCGCGCCTTATGATGATCGCGGTGTCGACAAGGTTCTGGTCGTGCTGAGCGACGGCAACAATCATATCTCCGCACGCGGCGACATGCGCGGGAGCGATTATTCGGCCTATGGCTATGCGGCAAATGGACGGCTCAATGTCGCTGAGCGGCCTTCGCAGGATGAAATCTGGACCGAGATGGACGAGCGCACCGTCGAAGCCTGCACCAATGCGAAACGGGCAGGCATCATTGTCTATGCCGTCCGTCTGGAGCTTAAGGATGAACGGTCCGACGGCGTGTTGAGCGCGTGTGCAAGTTCACCGGACAAGTATCTCGATGTGCCGGAGGCGAGCGAGCTGGATGAGGCGTTCAGCCTGATCGCAGATGATGTGCTCCAGCTTTATCTGGCGAAATAAAGCGGCGGCCTAGCGCCGGATAACGACGCGGAGGTCCTCGACGGGCACCTCGCGGCCAGCCTTCGAGACAAAAGCGAGACGCACGCCGTCACGGCTTTCGGCATCTGTGAAACTGATCGGCGGCTGGCCGTCCGCGCCGAGCCATTTGTCGCCCCACTGGGTAAGGCCGATGAGGATGGGGCGGAGCGCTTCGCCCTGATCAGTCAGAACATATTCCGACCGCGCGCGACGGCCCTTCAGCTTGTAGGGTTTCTTTTCCACAAGCCCCGCATCGACAAGATCGTTGAGACGGCTGGAGAGCACGGTGCGCGGGGTACCGAGTTCCTGCTGGAAATCATCGAAGCGGCGCACGCCATAAAGCGCTGATCGCAGGATCAGCATCGTCCAGCGGTCACCGATGAGTTCGATTGCGCGCGCAAGGTTGCACTGCGAGGGCGGGACTGGCGATTTTCGCGACAAGGGGATCATGATGAAGTAAAGCCTGCATGAGTTCGCATGACAAATCCAGCCTCGAAATTGTGTCTGCCTTCGCGTGTTCGGCCCACTCACACTTCGCGCACGCAAATGTCATTCGCCATGCTGTCGGTCGGGCTGTAGTCCAGAGACTGCCAAGGAAAAGGATCTGACCATGTTTCGTACACTTTTTGCCGGGGCCGGTTTGGCTGTCGCCATGGGTCTGGCCGCGATCGCGCAGGAGGCCTCCATTGGCCCGGCGATTGGTAGTGAGGCGCCAGAGGCCCAGGTCGTGACGGCTGGCGGCGAGGCGGTCGCCCTGTCTGCTTTATCCGGTGAGAGGGGAACGGTCATTGCCTTTGTGAGGTCCCTTGACTGGTGCCCCTATTGCAAGCAGCAGGCGATGGACCTTGAGGCCGCAAAGGCGCCGCTGGAAGAGGCAGGCTGGACGCTGGTGGGGCTGTCTTATGATGCGCCGGAAATCCTGTCAGGCTTTGCTGAAGAAAAGGCACTGACCTACACGCTGGTGTCGGATGAGGGCTCGGACGCCATCCGCGCATTCGGATTGTTGAACGAGGACATGCGGGAAGGGTCGCGCTATTGGGGCATCCCGCACCCGGCAATCGTGTTTGTCAGCGCCGACGGGACCGTTGCCGCGGTGGTGCGCGAAGATGGCTATAAAGAGCGCCCGCCGGTCGATGTCGTCCTGGAAACCGCGCGCGACCTTGCCGGCGCGTCAGCCGAGTGAATCGCGGCTGGCCGCTGCGCCGGGATGGCCCTAGATTGTGGCATCATGGTCCATCCACTTTCACGAGAACTTGCAGACACGGCGAAATTTGCGTCGACGCACGCCATCATGGTCATCGAGACCGAAACCTCGTTGCCATGGCTGGTCACGGGCGCGGTACTGATGGTGCAGCAGGCCTGTGTCATGGCGCTATCGGAGGCAGGCGCCGAGTTGCCAGCCATGCCGGGACCGGGCGAGCTGGTGGCGCGGGCGGCTGACCCGGCCTATCTGGAGCAGCCTTTCACGGCCCCGCTCCGGGCCGATGATCACCGTGCCATCGAACGGGTCGTGGCGGCGCGAAACGATGTGATGCATCCGCGTCCCAAAGGCCTTAACCTGGATGCGCGGCCGCTGCCTCAGGGGCTGCTGGCCTGCACCAAGCTTGTTCGCCACCTTGCGATTACACAGCCGGTGCGCCCCTCGATGGTGGATGGGCATGACGCTGTTGTGGTGACAGACGCGCTGGCCCTGATCGAGACGTCAGCCGATTTCTGGGCGAGTATCTTCTGACCTAGCGCCGCGTATGGATCGCCTGGATTTCAGCTTTGAGCTCGGCGTCGTTCATGGCATCGAAATCAAGCGCAGCGACCCGCTGAAGACGCTTCTTGAGGCTGAAATACGTATCCTCGAACGCGATCCGCTGGCGGGACATCTCTTCGACATCGGCAGGGTCCGAGAGACCCCAATGAACCTGCACGGGATGGCCGGGCCAGTAAGGGCATACCTCGCCAGCGGCATTGTCGCAGACCGTGATGATCACATCCATTTTCGGCGCATTGTCGCCGGCAAAGACATCCCAGCTTTTCGACGTCAGGCCGCTGGTGTCATGTCCCTTGGCCGACAGGACCGAGAGCGCCAGGGGATGGGGCTCTCCGCGCGGGGACGATCCGGCGCTATATCCCTTGAAGCCGGGCATGGCAGAGACCAGCACTTCGCCGATAATCGAGCGCGCGGAATTGCCCGTGCACAGAATGAGTATGTTGTGGTTCTTCAAAGGGATGGCCGGTCTCCCGCAACGCCAAGGGCGTCTTCGAGGGCTGCCCCGAAAGAGAGCAGCGTGTTTTCCTGAAAAAGTGGAGCCCAGAGCGAAATAGCGATGGGTGTGCGGGCGGTCTCGGCGGTCTCATCCTGTGGCTGGCCGAAAATGCTGCGCGGCTGCGTGTCCTGAAAGCCTGCCCGCATGACGAGGCCTGGATGGCCGGTAAAATTAGTCGGCGTGAGCATGCCGGATGCGAAGTTGGGTCCGATAACCAGATCGACCCCTTCAAAGGCTTCATGCATGGCTTGCATCCAGAGACGGCGCAGACGGTCGACCTGGATGAGGTCGATCGCGGAGACGAAGCGGATGGCGCGGAAGCTGTTGGGCCAGGCTGGGTCTTCCTGCCAGACCATATCGTCATCGCGGTTGGAGAGGGTCAGCTCTTCGAAGGCGGCGGCCGCTTCGGCCAGCAATTGTTGCGGTAGAGGCGCCGATGGCAGATCGGGCAGTTTGAACTCGACCCGTCTGGCACCGAGGCGCATGGCCTCATTGAATGCGGCTAGTTCGACATCGCTGGCGGTCTCTCGCCAGGCATCGTTGAAGCCGATTCTCAGGCCTGAAAAGTCAAAAGTCGGCTTGTAGGCAAAACTGGAGCGGACCGAGCTTGCATCGTCGGGGTCATAGCCATTGATAGCGGCCATCACATAGCCGAGATCAGCCACGCTGCGCGCCATTGGCCCGACCTTGTCCAGCGACCAGCAGAGCGCCATGCCGCCGGCGCGGGAGACACGTCCAAATGTTGGACGCAGGGCCGCTCCGCCGCAGCGATGGGAGGGCGAGACAAGCGACCCGAGCGTTTCAGTGCCGATTGCAAAACCGCAAAGGCCAGCAGCAACCGATGAGGCTGACCCGGCGCTTGACCCCGACGAGCCTTCGCGCGGGTCAAATGGATTGCGGGTGACGGCGCCGTACCAGATGTCGCCATAAGCCAGGGCGCCGCAGCTCGTTTTGCCGAGGAGGACCGCACCTGCCTCTTTCAGCTTGCGGACAACGGCGCTGTCTTCGGTGGCGGGCTGGCCTTCGCTATAGGGTTTTGCCCCCCAGGTCGTGCGCGCGCCCACAGCGTCGAAGAGGTCTTTCAGGCCATAGGGAATGCCATGAAGGGGGCCGCGGTAATTGCCGCTCGCCCGCTCGGCATCCATTGCGTCGGCCTCGGCGCGGGCGCGCTCTGGCATCACCGCGATCCAGGCCTTGAGCTTCGGATCAATCTGCTCGATCCGGTCAAGATAGATGTCGGTGAGCTGGCGCGAGGAGATCGCGCCCGAGCGGATCCAGCCTGCCAGCTTCGTCAGCGGCGCAAATGCGATATCGGTAGAGTTATCCGAAAGGTCCGATGCCGCTTTGACGGACGCCGACTTGCCTGACGACGCCTTGGCCGCCGGGTAGCTGACTTTGGGCAGGCGTGGATCGAATGTCTGCGCGGGGGCGAGCGTGTTCGGCTTTTCAACAGCGCGCAATTGCTGGATCGCGCTGAGCTGGTCCTCGACGGCCGAGACCATCTGCTCGCGTTCCGCGTCCGTGTATTCGACGCCGGTGAGCTTTTCCGCGCTCGCGATCGTGCTGGGGGACAGACCTGTTATTTCGCTTTCCTGTGCATTTGCGCGTCCAGACAGAGCAGCCATGCCGGATATACCTGCGGCGCCAACCTTCAGCAGATTGCGGCGGGTCGTCTCTTTCATTCGGCCTCACTTGTATCCGGACAAATTTTTCTGCTTAACCATGCGGGTAACATGAATCCTGTCACCTTATCGGAGTTTCAGAATGAAAAAACCCCTGACAGCGATGGCCACAATAGCGCTGATTGCAGCGTGCCAGTCGACACCGCCGCAAAGCGAACAAGCTGAGGTGGCAGACACCGTTGCGACCGCACCTGAAAAGGCCGAACCCATGACCGAACCCGAACCTGCCGAGACCGCGCCTGAAGAAACGGCGATGGAAGTGAATACCTATCCGCAAGAAGAGGTTGCTGCAGGCGAAGACCCGTATATCTGGCTGGAAGACGTCGAGGGCGAAGAAGCGCTGAACTGGGTGCGCAGCCAGAATGAGCGCACGCTTGAGGCCCTTCAATCGGGCGACATGTACCAGCGCTATTACGAGGACGCGCTTGACGTTCTCCAGTCAGACGAGCGCATTCCGTATGGTGTCGTCCGCGATGGCTGGGTTTATAATTTCTGGCAGGACAGCACGAATGTGCGCGGCATCTGGCGGCGGACGCCGCTGGAAAGCTATGCCAGCGATAATCCCAATTGGGAAACGCTGCTCGATATCGACGCGCTGGCTGAGGAAGAGGGCAAGAACTGGGTCTACAAGGGCGCCAACTGCTTCCAGCCGGACGGCGAGGTTAGCTGGTACTGCATGATCTCCCTGTCGGATGGCGGCAAGGATGCCGTGATCCAGCGCGAGTTCTCCATTTCCTCCAGGAGCTTTGTCGAGAATGGCTTTGTGACGAACGAAGCCAAGCAGGGCCTTGCCTGGGTCGACCCGAATACCGTGCTGATCGCAACCGATTGGGGCGAAGGCTCCACGACGGCGTCCGGTTACCCCTACATTGTGAAGCGGTGGTCGCGTGGCACGCCGCTCTCGCAGGCTGTCGAGGTTATTCGCGGCGATGAAAGCGATGTCGGCGTGTGGCCGATGGTGATGGAGACCGAAGATGGCCGCCGTCTGCAGGGCGCGGTCGAGGCTGACACGTTCTTCACATCGACCTTCTGGTGGCTGCCGGAGGGCGAGCGCCAGCCGGTCAAATGGCCAATCCCTGCGAAATCCTCTCCCGAGGGCATCTATCAGGGCAACTTCATTGTCTCTCTGAAAGAGGACTGGTCTCCAGCATCGGGCCAGTCTTTCTCGTCTGGTGATGTCGTCGCGTTCAATCTCAACCGGTTCCTGAACACGCGCCAGCTTCCGCCTGTCTCACTGGTTTTCCGCCCCGATGGCAGCCAGGCCGTGAACGGCGTGGCAATTGCCGACGGGGCGGCGCTCTTGTCGATCAATGAGAATGTGCGCGGCAAGGTGATGATGATCGAACCGGCCATGGATGGCTGGTCGACAACGGATCTGACGCTGCCGGGCACATCCGGTCAGGCAGGCATCGCCTTTGCCGACAAGGATTCCGATACGGTTTTCCTCAACTATGAGGACTTCCTGACGCCGGACTCCCTGCTGCGGTACGATGTCAGCACGGGCGAGATCACACCGCTCAAAAGCCTGCCGGAAAAGTTTGATGCCGACGGCCTGAAGGTGGAGCAGCATTTCGCGATTTCGAGCGATGGCACGGCGATCCCTTACTTTATCGTCTACAAGGACGGCATAACGCTGGATGGGACCACACCGACGCTGCTTTACGGTTATGGCGGGTTCGAAGTCTCCATGAGCCCGTCCTATTCGGGCGTGCGCGGGCGTCTGTGGCTGGAGCAGGGCGGGGCGTATGTGCTGGCCAATATCCGCGGCGGCGGCGAGTTCGGGCCTGCCTGGCACCAGGCTGGCCTGAAGACCAAACGCCAGATCATCTATGATGACTTCATCGCCGTGGCTGAAAACCTGATCAATCGCGGCGTGACGTCCACTGAGCATCTTGGCATTATGGGCGGGTCGAATGGCGGTCTTCTCATGGGTGTGATGCTGACACAGCGTCCTGATCTCTGGGACGCGGTGGTGGTGCAGGTGCCGCTGCTCGACATGCTGCGCTATCACCTGCTTCTGGCAGGGGCGTCATGGGTCGATGAATATGGCTCACCGGACGTCGCCGAGGAACGCGCTTTCCTGGAGACGATCTCGCCCTATCAGAACTTCGATCCGCAAGCGGACTATCCGATGCCGTTTTTCGTCACATCGACCAAGGATGACCGGGTCCATCCCGGCCATGCCCGCAAGATGGCGCGCAAGTTCGAGGTCGCTGGCAAGCCGTTCTATTATTATGAGAACATCGATGGCGGCCACTCGGCAGCGGCAAACCAGAAGGAAGCGGCGCGCCGGAACGCGCTCGAATATACCTATCTGCACCGCAAGCTGTTCGGCGACGAATAGACCGCCGGACACTGTCGCATGATGAGTAATGAAGACCCCCGGTCCGTATAGGGTGCCGGGGGTTTTCTTTGCCGTGCCTTTCCGTGGCGCCAGTCTTGACTTGAGAGCGGCTGCAGCGCCCCCTTCGTGCAAACAATTCTGAGGAGGAAACAATGGGCGATCTGAGCGGAAAAACGGCGATCATCACGGGCGCCGCAAGCGGCATCGGCTATGCCGGGGTCGAAGTTTTCATCGAGGCCGGCGCCAATGTCGTGGCGGGCGATATCCAGGATGAGAAAGGCAAGGCGCTGGAGCAGCGCTTTGGCTCTGACCGGGTGCGGTATGTTCATTGCGATGTGACCAAGACGGCCGACCTTCAGAAGCTGTTCGACACCGCGCAGGAGGCCTTTGGCGGGCTTGATATCCTCTGGAACAATGCTGGCCATGGCGGCACCCCGACCGGGGTTGAAGAGCTGGACGAGGATGGCTGGGACATGACCATGAACCTTCTGCTGAAGTCGGTCTTTGTCGGGACGAAGCTTGCTGTGCCGATGATGAAGGAGAAGGGCGGGTCGATCATCAACACCTCATCGATCTCCGCAGTTTGCGCAGGGTATGCACCGATCACCTATTCGGTGGCCAAGAAAGGCGTGGCGCACTTCTCCAAACTCGCAGCCGCTGAACTCTCTAAGTACAAGATTCGGGTCAATTCGATCCTGCCGGGTTTTATCGCAACGTCGATCTTCGGCTCATCGCTCGGCCTTTCGCGGGAACAGGCCGACCAGATGGCAGCATTGGTCGAGCAACAGGGCGGAAAAATGCAACCCGCCGGGCGGACCGGCGCTGGCAAGGATATCGCCGAGATGGCGGCCTATCTCGCCTCAGAAAAGTCCGGCTTCATCACCGGCGGGGAGTTCCTCGTCGATGGCGGCATGACGGTTGGTCCGCGCCATAGCTGGGACGAGGCCGATGGCGGGCCGCTGCTTGATGCGCTGGGGATCGACCTGGAGCAGGCCGAGCAAATGCGTCTGGCCATGCAGGCGGAACAGGCCAAGGGCTAAAGGCTTATGTCTTTCGGGTTTCGCCAGTCGCCGCGGCGATGGTGAGGCCGGGAATGCCCTCGACGGCGGACAGCAGATCGTCGAGAGACCTGGCAGACGCCACGGGGCGGTCCTTCTCATCATAGAGGGCGAACCCGTCGCTCGTCTTGCGAAGCGGAAATTTGCGCCAGTGGGCCCGAGTGCGATAGAGCCACACTTCTTCCGGCTCTGCGCCAGCTGCTGACCAGCCCGCCCAGACGTGGTCGGCAGGGACGCTTCGCCATAGCTTGTCGATCTCGTCGAGGTCAGATTGGGAAAATGTCTGCATGAGCCGTGAACTGGATGAAAACGCTGAAGCGCAGC
It includes:
- a CDS encoding prolyl oligopeptidase family serine peptidase, producing MKKPLTAMATIALIAACQSTPPQSEQAEVADTVATAPEKAEPMTEPEPAETAPEETAMEVNTYPQEEVAAGEDPYIWLEDVEGEEALNWVRSQNERTLEALQSGDMYQRYYEDALDVLQSDERIPYGVVRDGWVYNFWQDSTNVRGIWRRTPLESYASDNPNWETLLDIDALAEEEGKNWVYKGANCFQPDGEVSWYCMISLSDGGKDAVIQREFSISSRSFVENGFVTNEAKQGLAWVDPNTVLIATDWGEGSTTASGYPYIVKRWSRGTPLSQAVEVIRGDESDVGVWPMVMETEDGRRLQGAVEADTFFTSTFWWLPEGERQPVKWPIPAKSSPEGIYQGNFIVSLKEDWSPASGQSFSSGDVVAFNLNRFLNTRQLPPVSLVFRPDGSQAVNGVAIADGAALLSINENVRGKVMMIEPAMDGWSTTDLTLPGTSGQAGIAFADKDSDTVFLNYEDFLTPDSLLRYDVSTGEITPLKSLPEKFDADGLKVEQHFAISSDGTAIPYFIVYKDGITLDGTTPTLLYGYGGFEVSMSPSYSGVRGRLWLEQGGAYVLANIRGGGEFGPAWHQAGLKTKRQIIYDDFIAVAENLINRGVTSTEHLGIMGGSNGGLLMGVMLTQRPDLWDAVVVQVPLLDMLRYHLLLAGASWVDEYGSPDVAEERAFLETISPYQNFDPQADYPMPFFVTSTKDDRVHPGHARKMARKFEVAGKPFYYYENIDGGHSAAANQKEAARRNALEYTYLHRKLFGDE
- a CDS encoding pilus assembly protein, with protein sequence MSFWHDQRGNTAMIFAICLIPLLAIAGGAMDMTRHRTASVETQAALDAALLHVAHGMGERSIEELKLDARQIFDQQMVERGFTLEDFDIVQNGDDITATVDGEIQTTLLGLIGIGTLNVSRISQVRYSERQFEIALALDTTGSMAGDKIVQLRAAAKLLVDKIDAGTSKTANRRFALVPFTTWVNVGPENWNEDWIDQDGRSDVSATNLLPRTSRTALYEALGEAWPGCVEAREYPLDVDDTLPERRKPETLFAPSFYPDEPDDRRRYANDYLDDGLLSWNAMNVISDVTKYGVAIIKASTGRGRAWGDDDDDDDDRGYGNDDDDDDDERRGRRGGRGNVDLKRTYRFYSDVTTPIGPGFNCSTRPIVPLTRNASLIKSEIDQLHAEGSTNLTEGVAWGWRTLSPERPFTGGAPYDDRGVDKVLVVLSDGNNHISARGDMRGSDYSAYGYAANGRLNVAERPSQDEIWTEMDERTVEACTNAKRAGIIVYAVRLELKDERSDGVLSACASSPDKYLDVPEASELDEAFSLIADDVLQLYLAK
- a CDS encoding DUF1192 domain-containing protein, coding for MFEEEQASNPKLDLERLSVDELKERIEVLKADIAACEAEIEKKQAHKSAADDIFKS
- a CDS encoding arsenate reductase ArsC, with amino-acid sequence MKNHNILILCTGNSARSIIGEVLVSAMPGFKGYSAGSSPRGEPHPLALSVLSAKGHDTSGLTSKSWDVFAGDNAPKMDVIITVCDNAAGEVCPYWPGHPVQVHWGLSDPADVEEMSRQRIAFEDTYFSLKKRLQRVAALDFDAMNDAELKAEIQAIHTRR
- a CDS encoding amidase; the encoded protein is MKETTRRNLLKVGAAGISGMAALSGRANAQESEITGLSPSTIASAEKLTGVEYTDAEREQMVSAVEDQLSAIQQLRAVEKPNTLAPAQTFDPRLPKVSYPAAKASSGKSASVKAASDLSDNSTDIAFAPLTKLAGWIRSGAISSRQLTDIYLDRIEQIDPKLKAWIAVMPERARAEADAMDAERASGNYRGPLHGIPYGLKDLFDAVGARTTWGAKPYSEGQPATEDSAVVRKLKEAGAVLLGKTSCGALAYGDIWYGAVTRNPFDPREGSSGSSAGSASSVAAGLCGFAIGTETLGSLVSPSHRCGGAALRPTFGRVSRAGGMALCWSLDKVGPMARSVADLGYVMAAINGYDPDDASSVRSSFAYKPTFDFSGLRIGFNDAWRETASDVELAAFNEAMRLGARRVEFKLPDLPSAPLPQQLLAEAAAAFEELTLSNRDDDMVWQEDPAWPNSFRAIRFVSAIDLIQVDRLRRLWMQAMHEAFEGVDLVIGPNFASGMLTPTNFTGHPGLVMRAGFQDTQPRSIFGQPQDETAETARTPIAISLWAPLFQENTLLSFGAALEDALGVAGDRPSL
- a CDS encoding DUF1465 family protein, yielding MAAISSQQTDIDAQPDFAGSRVFDKVFAEGMALVERTATYLDGPGRDMSRRLPREAGLTYAAWSMELTARLMQAASWLVMQRAVRDGDMSRDDALSPKYRISRDGPALEAAAQRGSGLPDSFLDLVENAEALYSRICRLDEAIYLGEAGHVEGPVNRQLEELEHAAQQGAFDPLRVWGRAR
- a CDS encoding SDR family NAD(P)-dependent oxidoreductase, whose protein sequence is MGDLSGKTAIITGAASGIGYAGVEVFIEAGANVVAGDIQDEKGKALEQRFGSDRVRYVHCDVTKTADLQKLFDTAQEAFGGLDILWNNAGHGGTPTGVEELDEDGWDMTMNLLLKSVFVGTKLAVPMMKEKGGSIINTSSISAVCAGYAPITYSVAKKGVAHFSKLAAAELSKYKIRVNSILPGFIATSIFGSSLGLSREQADQMAALVEQQGGKMQPAGRTGAGKDIAEMAAYLASEKSGFITGGEFLVDGGMTVGPRHSWDEADGGPLLDALGIDLEQAEQMRLAMQAEQAKG
- a CDS encoding NAD(P)H-quinone oxidoreductase, with protein sequence MTDQMKAIVAKEGEALKLADVDRPEIGAHDVLVKVAAAGLNRADLVQRAGKYPPPPGASQIMGLECAGTIVAVGEKVTRWKEGDRACALLAGGGYAEFCAVDEGSLLPVPENLSLTEAAALPEAMMTVYANVFMRSAFKEGESVLVHGGTSGIGSMAIQMLKEAGAAKIWTTAGSDEKCAAAKALGATHTINYKTEDFETVVKEGGGADVILDMVGGEYVQKNISAARVNGRICNIAYLNGSKVELDLIYLMVKRLILTGTTLRARSAEEKAEIRAAIEERFWPKVASGEIKPVIEKVYPIAEAEAAQAAMEKGGHIGKLLLEVG
- a CDS encoding winged helix-turn-helix transcriptional regulator; protein product: MIPLSRKSPVPPSQCNLARAIELIGDRWTMLILRSALYGVRRFDDFQQELGTPRTVLSSRLNDLVDAGLVEKKPYKLKGRRARSEYVLTDQGEALRPILIGLTQWGDKWLGADGQPPISFTDAESRDGVRLAFVSKAGREVPVEDLRVVIRR
- a CDS encoding peroxiredoxin family protein codes for the protein MFRTLFAGAGLAVAMGLAAIAQEASIGPAIGSEAPEAQVVTAGGEAVALSALSGERGTVIAFVRSLDWCPYCKQQAMDLEAAKAPLEEAGWTLVGLSYDAPEILSGFAEEKALTYTLVSDEGSDAIRAFGLLNEDMREGSRYWGIPHPAIVFVSADGTVAAVVREDGYKERPPVDVVLETARDLAGASAE